In Sphaerodactylus townsendi isolate TG3544 linkage group LG13, MPM_Stown_v2.3, whole genome shotgun sequence, one DNA window encodes the following:
- the LOC125442376 gene encoding apelin receptor-like, whose translation MGLAPPARRRGCLPTPFFKSPPRPGAVAEARLCLPAVGRWGELSMEPQPHYETFDEDYDGAPLGNWSVGAPECPWEEAETDWEVSFSLLPVLYMLVFVLGLSGNGLVIFTVWRGPRAKRRSADTYIGNLALADLAFVVTLPLWAAYTALRFHWPFGSALCKLSSYLVLLNMFASAFCLGCLSFERYLAIVHALPRSAGRPASSSSSRPRASTLLSLGAVWLLAGLLALPALLLRDTRPGASHDGNASASAALECDMDFSSVASTPAEEDRWLAALSLATTALGFALPLLLMTLCYCCIGATVRRHFRQHVRKEEGKQRRRLLRIIVALVAVFGACWLPFHLLKSLYVLNWVGLVRLPCAWQELIPRLHPYATCLAYVNSCLNPFLYAFFDGRFRAQCLQLLGLRAALRGQAGSVSSTLSGQTQKSELPSLGTKV comes from the coding sequence ATGGGGCTCGCCCCGCCCGCGAGGCGAAGGGGGTGTCTCCCGACCCCATTCTTTAAGAGCCCTCCCAGGCCGGGGGCTGTAGCAGAAGCTCGCCTCTGCCTGCCAGCCGTCGGGCGTTGGGGCGAGCTCAGCATGGAGCCGCAGCCACACTACGAGACCTTCGACGAGGACTACGACGGGGCGCCCCTGGGCAACTGGAGCGTCGGGGCCCCGGAGTGCCCGTGGGAAGAGGCCGAGACGGACTGGGAGGTGTCCTTCTCCCTGCTGCCCGTGCTCTACATGCTGGTCTTCGTGCTGGGCCTGTCGGGCAACGGCCTGGTCATCTTCACGGTGTGGCGCGGCCCGCGGGCCAAGCGGCGCTCGGCGGACACGTACATCGGAAACCTGGCGCTGGCCGACCTGGCCTTCGTGGTGACGCTGCCGCTGTGGGCGGCTTACACGGCGCTGCGCTTCCACTGGCCCTTCGGCTCGGCGCTGTGCAAGCTCAGCAGCTACCTGGTGCTGCTCAACATGTTCGCCTCGGCCTTCTGCCTGGGCTGCCTGAGCTTCGAGCGCTACCTGGCCATCGTGCACGCGCTGCCGCGCTccgccggccggccggcctcctcctcctcctcgcggCCGCGCGCCTCCACGCTGCTCTCGCTGGGCGCCGTCTGGCTGCTGGCCGGCCTGCTGGCCCTGCCGGCCCTGCTGCTGCGCGACACGCGGCCCGGCGCCAGCCACGACGGCAACGCCAGCGCCAGCGCGGCCCTCGAGTGCGACATGGACTTCAGCAGCGTGGCCTCCACCCCGGCCGAGGAGGACCGCTGGCTGGCGGCGCTGAGCCTGGCCACCACCGCGCTGGGCTTcgcgctgccgctgctgctcatGACGCTCTGCTACTGCTGCATCGGGGCCACCGTCCGCCGCCACTTCCGGCAACACGTGCGCAAGGAGGAGGGCAAGCAGCGGCGGCGCCTGCTGCGCATCATCGTGGCGCTGGTGGCCGTCTTCGGCGCCTGCTGGCTGCCCTTCCACCTGCTCAAGAGCCTCTACGTGCTCAACTGGGTGGGCCTCGTGCGCCTGCCCTGCGCCTGGCAGGAGCTCATCCCGCGCCTGCACCCCTACGCCACCTGCCTGGCCTACGTCAACAGCTGCCTCAACCCCTTCCTCTACGCCTTCTTCGACGGCCGCTTCCGCGCCCAGTGCCTCCAGCTGCTCGGCCTGCGCGCTGCCCTGCGCGGCCAGGCCGGCTCCGTCTCCTCCACCCTCAGCGGGCAGACCCAGAAGTCCGAGCTGCCTTCCTTGGGCACCAAAGTGTAG